In one Puniceicoccus vermicola genomic region, the following are encoded:
- a CDS encoding (d)CMP kinase — MSEPVSDSATDFPIITLDGGAATGKSSTARGVSQQLRFLHADTGSHYRALTFLLLRKGISPEESDELTEALEEMKLSAEVDGTLASLIADGKKLSPEDLRSLEVNRNVSSFAALPPVRNRLLRYQRWHRELALEKGFLGLVIEGRDIGSVVFPEAPFRFFLEADESTRIQRRSEEGQEDSVAARDKADSGRKTAPLHCPEGAIRINTGNYTLEEVISQICQKVQNDSDALQ, encoded by the coding sequence ATGAGTGAACCTGTATCCGATTCTGCCACCGATTTTCCCATCATCACCCTCGATGGGGGCGCCGCTACTGGTAAATCTTCGACTGCCCGCGGAGTCTCCCAGCAGCTGAGATTTCTCCATGCCGATACGGGATCCCACTACCGGGCGCTGACTTTCTTACTACTCAGGAAGGGGATTTCCCCCGAAGAGAGCGACGAGTTGACGGAGGCTCTCGAGGAAATGAAACTCTCTGCCGAAGTGGACGGCACCCTCGCCTCTTTGATCGCAGACGGCAAGAAGCTCTCTCCCGAGGATCTCAGAAGCCTAGAGGTGAACCGAAACGTCTCCTCCTTTGCGGCCCTACCGCCCGTTCGCAACCGACTGCTGCGCTACCAACGATGGCATCGGGAGTTAGCACTCGAAAAAGGATTTCTCGGGCTGGTGATCGAAGGGCGCGACATTGGCTCCGTCGTCTTCCCCGAAGCCCCGTTTCGCTTTTTTCTAGAAGCCGACGAAAGCACCCGCATTCAACGACGCTCTGAAGAGGGACAGGAGGATTCAGTTGCAGCCCGAGACAAGGCCGACAGCGGCCGCAAGACCGCCCCCCTCCACTGCCCCGAAGGCGCAATCCGCATCAACACCGGGAACTACACATTGGAAGAAGTCATCTCCCAAATCTGCCAAAAGGTTCAAAACGACTCTGACGCCCTCCAATAA
- the sufC gene encoding Fe-S cluster assembly ATPase SufC produces MSQLEIKNLNAGIAGQSILKDFSLSIPKGEVHALMGPNGTGKSTLAKVLAGHEDYEVESGSVLMDGNEILGEEPDAVARAGLFLAFQYPLEIPGVSIANFIRAALQARQDDDEKFDAPAYYRKLYEKMGILQIDKKFSSRSVNEGFSGGEKKRCEILQMSMLEPSYCVMDETDSGLDIDALKVVANGVNLMRGPDRGILVITHYQRLLDYIVPDKVHVMYDGRIVHSGEKELALELEEKGYDWVRDELVTAAS; encoded by the coding sequence ATGAGCCAACTCGAAATCAAAAACTTGAACGCCGGAATCGCCGGACAATCGATCCTGAAGGATTTCTCCCTTTCGATTCCGAAGGGCGAGGTTCACGCCCTCATGGGGCCAAACGGAACTGGGAAGAGCACTCTTGCCAAGGTTCTGGCCGGGCACGAAGACTACGAAGTCGAGAGCGGCTCCGTCCTCATGGACGGAAATGAGATTCTCGGGGAAGAGCCCGATGCCGTCGCCCGCGCCGGCCTGTTTCTCGCCTTTCAGTATCCCTTGGAAATTCCGGGCGTCTCCATCGCCAATTTCATTCGGGCCGCCTTGCAGGCTCGTCAGGATGACGACGAGAAATTCGACGCTCCGGCCTACTACCGCAAACTTTACGAAAAGATGGGGATTCTCCAGATCGACAAAAAGTTCTCGTCTCGCTCGGTCAACGAAGGGTTTTCCGGAGGGGAAAAGAAGCGCTGCGAGATTTTGCAAATGTCGATGCTCGAACCATCCTACTGTGTGATGGACGAGACCGATAGTGGTCTCGACATTGACGCTCTCAAAGTGGTCGCCAATGGGGTCAATCTCATGCGTGGACCAGACCGCGGCATCCTCGTCATCACTCACTACCAACGCCTGCTCGACTACATCGTTCCGGACAAGGTGCACGTCATGTACGACGGCCGCATTGTTCATAGCGGTGAGAAAGAGTTGGCCCTTGAGCTGGAAGAAAAGGGGTACGACTGGGTTCGCGACGAACTCGTCACCGCTGCCAGCTGA
- a CDS encoding low molecular weight phosphatase family protein, with protein sequence MPRILFICTANYYRSRFAEGVFNHLANRRGLDWKAFSRGLIPEEAPPGLSPHATNGLRLVGVAPEFFPNEKTALKDEDFAEADRVIALKQEEHEPMLRDRFPHRVSQVEFWDVSDIPHVSPPQAMLQIKENIERLLQEMGDAPQQ encoded by the coding sequence ATGCCACGCATTTTATTCATCTGCACTGCGAACTACTATCGTTCGCGGTTCGCCGAGGGAGTCTTCAACCACCTCGCCAATCGTCGGGGGTTGGATTGGAAGGCCTTTTCGCGCGGACTCATTCCCGAAGAAGCGCCGCCCGGCCTCTCTCCTCACGCAACCAACGGACTGCGATTGGTGGGCGTTGCCCCGGAGTTTTTCCCGAACGAGAAAACCGCCCTCAAGGACGAGGATTTTGCGGAGGCAGACCGAGTCATCGCCCTGAAACAGGAGGAACACGAGCCGATGTTGCGGGATCGCTTTCCGCATCGAGTGTCTCAAGTGGAATTCTGGGACGTTAGCGACATTCCGCACGTCTCGCCTCCTCAAGCAATGCTCCAAATTAAAGAAAACATCGAACGCCTCCTTCAGGAAATGGGAGACGCTCCGCAACAATGA
- the sufD gene encoding Fe-S cluster assembly protein SufD — MSTEATAVQNASGVGDSASFERHLSLSALPEKWKKWKSEYWEKFESLPLPRNRDEHWRFAKRIDFELNSFQLPEPVSDENVAEALSRSELVTDRTSRIVFVDNQLVHQEPIPQELVDQGVVFMPIAEAMEKKPELVERYLFQESTDLGSDKFHALHNAYSEGGYILYVPKNVEIDAPFVTYHWQAGPGAALFPHILVAGGANSRFSVVDVQQSLFEDREGFSCAVGNVFAEEGAKIFRKTIQNFNTRTVSFQLDTNNVDRDTAVRGINLNLGSRRARFENEVRINGAGSDVKLYSLTVSDNDQEFDQRTLQIHNAPNSVSDLLYKNALMDESRTIFSGLIKVAKDAQGTDAYQTNRNLLLNDTAQANSLPGLEIEANDVKCSHGATTGQLDRDELFYFLQRGISKMVAQQLMVFGFFEEVIEQFDNEELEENLRGLIRGKFEKKQLDAVAPKLDDSNHD; from the coding sequence ATGAGTACAGAAGCCACAGCCGTGCAGAACGCTTCCGGTGTGGGCGATTCCGCCTCCTTTGAACGCCACCTTTCCCTGTCCGCATTGCCGGAGAAATGGAAGAAGTGGAAAAGCGAATACTGGGAAAAATTTGAATCGCTTCCTCTCCCGAGAAACCGGGATGAACATTGGCGCTTCGCCAAGCGGATCGATTTCGAGCTGAACTCGTTTCAGCTTCCCGAGCCGGTCTCCGACGAGAACGTTGCCGAAGCCTTGTCGCGATCAGAGCTGGTCACTGACCGGACCAGCCGCATTGTCTTTGTCGACAACCAACTCGTTCATCAAGAGCCGATTCCGCAAGAGCTCGTCGATCAAGGGGTTGTCTTTATGCCCATTGCTGAAGCGATGGAGAAAAAGCCGGAGTTAGTGGAGCGCTATCTTTTCCAGGAATCCACGGATTTAGGATCGGATAAGTTTCATGCCCTTCATAACGCGTATTCGGAAGGTGGATATATCCTGTATGTCCCGAAGAACGTTGAGATTGATGCTCCCTTTGTCACTTATCACTGGCAGGCAGGACCGGGCGCAGCGCTGTTTCCGCACATTTTGGTCGCCGGTGGGGCGAATTCCCGCTTCAGCGTCGTCGATGTTCAGCAATCTCTCTTCGAGGATCGGGAAGGTTTTTCCTGCGCGGTTGGCAATGTGTTTGCCGAAGAGGGCGCCAAGATCTTCCGCAAGACGATTCAGAACTTCAACACGCGGACCGTTTCCTTCCAGCTGGATACCAACAATGTGGATCGAGACACCGCCGTCCGAGGGATCAACCTGAACCTGGGCAGTCGCCGGGCACGTTTCGAGAACGAGGTCCGGATCAATGGTGCCGGATCCGACGTGAAGCTCTATTCGCTCACGGTATCCGATAACGATCAGGAATTCGACCAGCGGACGCTTCAGATCCACAATGCTCCCAACTCCGTTTCGGATCTTCTCTATAAGAATGCCCTAATGGATGAAAGCCGGACGATTTTTTCCGGTCTGATTAAGGTCGCGAAGGATGCCCAGGGAACGGATGCCTACCAGACGAACCGTAACCTTCTCCTGAATGACACGGCTCAGGCCAACTCGTTGCCAGGTCTTGAAATCGAGGCCAATGATGTGAAGTGCAGCCACGGTGCTACGACCGGCCAACTCGACCGCGATGAGCTCTTTTACTTCCTCCAGCGTGGAATCTCGAAAATGGTCGCCCAGCAGCTGATGGTCTTCGGATTTTTTGAAGAAGTGATTGAGCAATTCGACAACGAGGAACTCGAGGAGAATCTCCGGGGTTTGATTCGCGGAAAGTTTGAAAAAAAGCAGCTAGACGCCGTCGCCCCGAAACTGGATGATAGCAACCATGACTGA
- a CDS encoding TMEM14 family protein, whose translation MSESSPSQPDSSSHKAPVAMPRKRRAFAFTLLAYGLFLIAIGIAGYANNPEKAKTALISGGVFGGIHLVWSYLWNRKHEIARKGVAVTLILVLIVSAWRTWVSWQAFLDGDPAKKLVAFLLTAMLLGTLRVFLRYLTLPKWKPSTNS comes from the coding sequence ATGAGCGAATCTTCCCCATCCCAACCGGATTCCTCCAGTCATAAGGCTCCAGTGGCGATGCCGCGCAAGCGACGTGCCTTTGCCTTCACGCTGTTGGCCTACGGTCTTTTCCTCATTGCCATCGGAATCGCCGGTTACGCCAACAACCCGGAAAAGGCGAAAACCGCGCTCATTTCGGGAGGAGTCTTCGGGGGAATCCACTTAGTGTGGTCTTACCTCTGGAACCGAAAGCATGAGATTGCCCGCAAAGGTGTGGCCGTGACCCTCATTCTGGTCCTGATCGTCTCCGCTTGGAGAACTTGGGTTTCCTGGCAAGCCTTCCTCGATGGAGATCCTGCGAAAAAGTTGGTTGCCTTCCTTCTCACCGCAATGCTGCTCGGCACTCTGAGGGTCTTCCTCCGTTATCTGACTCTGCCGAAATGGAAGCCCTCTACCAATTCCTGA
- the aroA gene encoding 3-phosphoshikimate 1-carboxyvinyltransferase, which translates to MNELLIEPFQGPASGRAQIPGSKSISNRALILAFLSESTVEIRNLLRSQDTDVLREAFETLGIQASEKSSGSIQVTGCSGQPPNDSGEIYVENAGTVARFLPAALSLMPEGNFEFDGSEAMRKRPMAGLLDCLKALGTSVDYQGEEGYFPFRLSTRGWSPKTLSVDASRSSQILSALLIAATRAPHPMRIRLEGETVSKPFVEMTVRMIRQFGGTISFEEPDFLIEPGLTGPTTGVYDIEPDASAASYFFALPIAVGGATTVGSFPEESLQGDLAFTEVLQEIGLSQCLSNGDVILDGTTKTRAVDVDFNAFSDTFLTLAALAPLLPGTTRIRGIAHTRHQETDRVAAMATELRKLGQGIVEEEDSLTITPNRSAMVELSQAAPIAIDTYEDHRVAMSFGILASHDLHGDGRPWIQIRNPECCRKTFPKFFEELARMRSIANAR; encoded by the coding sequence ATGAACGAACTTCTGATCGAACCCTTCCAAGGTCCGGCCTCCGGGCGAGCCCAGATTCCCGGCTCCAAGAGCATCTCCAACCGGGCCTTGATTCTCGCTTTTCTTTCCGAAAGCACCGTGGAAATCCGCAACCTGCTGCGAAGTCAGGATACCGATGTTCTCCGCGAAGCTTTTGAGACGCTCGGGATTCAGGCTTCGGAAAAATCATCCGGCTCGATTCAAGTCACCGGTTGCTCCGGTCAACCGCCGAACGACTCCGGCGAAATCTACGTCGAGAATGCAGGTACGGTTGCCCGTTTTCTTCCCGCGGCCCTCTCTCTGATGCCGGAAGGGAACTTTGAATTCGACGGATCGGAAGCCATGCGCAAGAGGCCCATGGCCGGTTTGCTCGACTGCCTCAAAGCCCTCGGAACCTCGGTGGATTATCAGGGCGAGGAGGGTTATTTCCCCTTTCGGCTCAGCACTCGGGGATGGTCTCCCAAAACGCTGTCCGTAGATGCCAGTCGTAGCAGCCAAATTCTCTCCGCGTTGCTCATAGCCGCCACCCGGGCTCCGCACCCGATGCGCATTCGGCTGGAGGGGGAAACGGTCTCGAAACCGTTTGTCGAGATGACGGTTCGGATGATCCGTCAATTTGGCGGAACCATCTCTTTCGAGGAACCGGATTTTCTCATTGAGCCGGGACTCACCGGGCCCACTACCGGGGTCTACGACATCGAGCCCGATGCGAGCGCGGCCTCCTACTTTTTCGCCCTCCCGATTGCAGTAGGGGGCGCGACGACCGTGGGATCGTTCCCGGAAGAATCTCTTCAGGGAGATCTCGCGTTCACCGAAGTGCTACAGGAAATCGGCCTTTCGCAATGCTTGTCGAATGGGGACGTAATCTTGGACGGAACCACGAAGACACGGGCGGTCGACGTCGATTTCAACGCGTTTTCGGACACCTTCCTGACCTTGGCGGCACTGGCTCCTCTGCTCCCGGGGACAACCCGGATTCGCGGAATCGCCCACACCCGGCACCAGGAAACCGACCGGGTTGCAGCGATGGCGACGGAGCTCCGTAAACTCGGTCAAGGAATCGTCGAAGAAGAAGACAGCTTGACCATCACCCCCAACCGGTCGGCGATGGTGGAGCTCTCTCAGGCCGCACCTATCGCTATCGACACTTATGAGGATCACCGCGTGGCGATGAGTTTCGGAATTCTCGCAAGCCATGACCTCCATGGAGACGGTCGGCCTTGGATACAAATTCGCAACCCGGAATGCTGTCGGAAAACCTTTCCAAAATTTTTCGAAGAGCTTGCGCGAATGCGCTCAATCGCCAACGCTCGGTAA
- a CDS encoding NUDIX domain-containing protein, which yields MKWIRHACRAVIVRRNRLLAIKMCDRSGVFYVLPGGGQRHGETMKEGLKRECLEEINLEVIIGPLLYVREYIGRNHNFSKYHRDFHQVETVFSCSIAEGAEPEPGSETDRKQIGIEWLDLKQLASVRFLPADAVPVIQRQMEEGSDLYLGDIN from the coding sequence ATGAAGTGGATTCGCCATGCATGCCGAGCCGTGATCGTTCGACGCAATCGACTCCTCGCCATCAAAATGTGTGACCGGAGCGGGGTCTTCTATGTCCTCCCCGGGGGCGGACAGCGTCACGGTGAGACGATGAAGGAAGGCCTCAAACGGGAATGTCTCGAGGAGATCAACCTCGAAGTGATCATTGGACCTTTGCTCTACGTCCGCGAATATATCGGCCGAAATCACAACTTTTCCAAATACCACCGGGACTTTCATCAAGTGGAGACGGTATTTTCCTGCTCCATTGCCGAAGGCGCTGAGCCCGAGCCGGGCTCAGAGACGGACCGAAAACAGATCGGAATCGAATGGCTCGACCTCAAGCAATTAGCCTCCGTGCGTTTTCTCCCTGCGGACGCGGTGCCGGTCATCCAGCGGCAGATGGAGGAAGGCAGCGACCTTTACCTTGGCGATATCAACTAG
- a CDS encoding PilN domain-containing protein, with translation MSALKKKKKKDFPAWHPDFRIGEDLPDIKAVRTDFLINIGSIVLALALLFWIAYREATINSLQGDLEALTSEQKRLEPENRQLVLLNSRFLRQKQLYDDLEKFFDIPVDVPRLLADIADFRPEGVSFEEIAFQEMEQATKENVERSYRIYLRGETKNLQDAAALKESLEGLPYLQDMAADFTEGSNPRNPVLNTFGFTLDVRFEPQKNKEAKK, from the coding sequence ATGAGTGCCCTAAAAAAGAAGAAGAAGAAGGATTTCCCGGCTTGGCATCCCGATTTCCGCATTGGCGAGGATTTGCCGGACATCAAAGCCGTTCGTACGGACTTTCTGATCAACATTGGATCCATCGTCCTCGCCCTCGCCCTCCTCTTCTGGATCGCCTATCGCGAAGCGACCATAAATAGCCTGCAGGGAGACTTGGAGGCATTGACCAGCGAGCAGAAACGGCTCGAACCCGAGAATCGTCAGTTGGTCTTGCTGAACTCCCGTTTCCTGAGACAAAAGCAACTCTACGACGATCTGGAAAAATTCTTTGATATTCCCGTCGATGTCCCCCGGCTCCTCGCCGATATCGCCGACTTCCGCCCGGAAGGCGTTTCATTCGAAGAGATCGCATTTCAGGAAATGGAGCAAGCCACCAAAGAGAACGTTGAGCGCAGTTACCGCATTTATCTTCGCGGAGAGACGAAGAACCTACAGGACGCGGCGGCCCTCAAGGAATCGCTGGAAGGCCTTCCCTACCTCCAAGATATGGCGGCCGACTTCACCGAAGGCTCCAATCCACGTAATCCCGTTCTCAATACTTTTGGATTTACATTGGATGTGCGCTTCGAACCCCAAAAGAACAAGGAGGCGAAGAAGTGA
- the sufT gene encoding putative Fe-S cluster assembly protein SufT: MTEDSERILSRDVKATLIPHGELMELPEGTRVTITHRLGGNYTVMTENGMFRIGGEDADCIGEDVEKPDFDTSAEAADGPPDTDAVWSQLKKVFDPEIPVNIVDLGLVYSMESVEKDEGGYKVLVAMTLTAPGCGMGPSIAEDARSKVVQVPGVSEAQVDIVWDPPWNQDMISEEGKMELGLI, translated from the coding sequence ATGACTGAGGACTCGGAACGTATTCTTTCGCGGGACGTCAAGGCCACCCTCATTCCCCATGGGGAATTGATGGAGCTGCCAGAAGGCACCCGGGTAACCATCACTCACCGTCTCGGCGGAAACTACACCGTCATGACCGAGAACGGCATGTTCCGCATTGGCGGAGAAGATGCCGACTGTATCGGTGAAGATGTGGAGAAGCCGGATTTCGACACTTCGGCCGAAGCTGCAGACGGCCCACCCGACACCGATGCGGTCTGGAGCCAGCTCAAGAAGGTCTTCGATCCGGAGATCCCGGTGAACATCGTCGACCTCGGATTGGTCTACAGCATGGAGTCCGTGGAGAAAGACGAGGGCGGTTATAAAGTCTTGGTCGCCATGACGTTGACCGCTCCCGGTTGCGGAATGGGCCCATCGATCGCAGAAGACGCCCGCTCAAAGGTCGTCCAAGTGCCCGGTGTCTCTGAGGCTCAAGTCGATATCGTTTGGGATCCGCCCTGGAATCAGGATATGATTTCTGAAGAGGGTAAAATGGAACTCGGCCTCATCTGA
- a CDS encoding Fur family transcriptional regulator gives MPLSKPESSETAQVLNQAGLRPTRQRKVVYEVICSEKDHPSAEVVHERAKRRMDGISLATVYNCLESFVSSGLVRQLNFQRQSSRYCPVLKDNPHFAHFHCRRTGNVYDVVLSEKIRELIERELPEGLKAEQVEINVAGTTNETNELSPNTPVSKE, from the coding sequence ATGCCACTTTCCAAGCCAGAATCCTCTGAAACCGCCCAGGTCCTCAACCAGGCGGGTCTCCGGCCGACGCGTCAACGCAAGGTTGTCTACGAGGTCATTTGCAGTGAAAAAGATCATCCTTCCGCTGAGGTAGTCCATGAACGGGCCAAAAGGCGAATGGATGGGATATCCCTCGCCACCGTTTACAACTGCTTGGAGTCATTTGTCTCCTCCGGCTTGGTTCGGCAGCTGAATTTTCAGAGACAGTCCTCGCGCTATTGCCCGGTCCTCAAGGACAACCCGCACTTCGCCCACTTCCATTGCCGCCGCACCGGCAACGTGTACGACGTGGTTCTGTCGGAGAAGATCCGCGAACTCATCGAGCGGGAGCTTCCGGAAGGCCTGAAGGCAGAGCAGGTTGAAATCAACGTCGCCGGGACGACGAATGAAACGAACGAACTTTCACCCAACACACCAGTTTCCAAGGAATAA
- a CDS encoding prephenate dehydrogenase: MDCISQKAVILGAGLLGGSLGMAMRERGLAETIHVWSPRESTRTACAEKAWCDGVFETPEEACQGADLVFLCGPVDKIPPLMETISSTCGEGCIISDVGSTKAGICKAGSRWFPANHPATFIGSHPMAGSEKSGLAYADANLFQGKSCILTPVDSSTEDLARLKKFWDALGMKLFECPPEEHDRIVAHVSHLPHALAAALCNGLATMPAEWKQCAGAGLRDTSRIAAGDPHLWAAIFRENETAFRKSIRLLESSLASMKASLDAPDDHALLTFLETARAYRLQLDDESSCGNSSLSS, translated from the coding sequence ATGGACTGCATTTCGCAAAAAGCCGTTATCCTCGGGGCTGGCCTTCTCGGTGGCTCACTCGGGATGGCCATGCGCGAACGCGGGCTGGCCGAAACCATTCACGTATGGTCTCCCCGGGAATCGACTCGGACGGCCTGCGCGGAAAAAGCGTGGTGCGACGGGGTATTCGAGACGCCCGAGGAAGCTTGCCAGGGAGCAGACCTGGTTTTCCTCTGCGGGCCGGTGGACAAGATTCCGCCGCTCATGGAAACGATCTCATCCACCTGCGGTGAAGGGTGCATTATCTCGGATGTGGGCAGCACGAAAGCCGGTATCTGCAAAGCTGGGAGCCGATGGTTTCCGGCGAATCACCCTGCGACATTTATCGGATCCCATCCGATGGCAGGATCTGAGAAGTCCGGGCTGGCCTACGCCGATGCAAACCTGTTTCAGGGAAAATCCTGCATCCTGACACCCGTTGATTCATCCACCGAAGATTTGGCGCGGTTGAAAAAGTTCTGGGATGCTCTGGGGATGAAACTCTTTGAGTGCCCCCCGGAGGAGCACGACCGCATCGTCGCTCATGTCAGCCATCTGCCCCATGCCCTCGCCGCGGCGCTCTGTAATGGATTGGCCACGATGCCCGCAGAATGGAAGCAGTGCGCGGGAGCTGGTTTGCGCGATACCTCTCGGATCGCTGCCGGGGATCCTCATCTGTGGGCGGCGATTTTCCGCGAGAATGAAACCGCCTTTCGCAAATCAATCCGGCTGCTGGAATCGAGCCTCGCCTCGATGAAGGCTTCGCTGGATGCCCCGGACGACCATGCCCTTTTAACATTTCTCGAAACGGCCCGCGCCTATCGATTGCAGCTCGACGACGAGAGCTCCTGCGGGAACTCCTCCCTATCCTCATGA
- a CDS encoding lysophospholipid acyltransferase family protein codes for MSLPGSAFPPTPVKPLYRIGWNLCNGVFHSLFQIEGYDSHHVPQRGPFLLASNHVSYLDPPAIGVSFRRPIHYFARDTLFKGPADPILRGVNAVPVNNRGGSDLTAMRRALDVLKAGEGLLVFPEGTRSPDGNFLPARRGIGLLACKGGVPVVPARIFGTFAALGKGQKAKWGEPLKVRFGPMLHPDEFDPGRSDKERFDSAAENIMAAIRRIEEPQIPPAV; via the coding sequence ATGAGTTTACCCGGTTCAGCCTTTCCTCCGACTCCCGTAAAGCCCCTTTATCGCATCGGATGGAACTTGTGTAACGGAGTCTTCCACTCACTTTTTCAGATCGAGGGCTACGACAGTCATCACGTCCCGCAAAGAGGCCCCTTCCTTCTCGCCTCGAATCACGTCAGCTACTTGGATCCACCAGCGATTGGGGTATCGTTTCGCCGACCCATCCACTACTTCGCCCGAGACACTCTTTTTAAAGGTCCGGCCGATCCAATTTTACGAGGAGTGAATGCCGTGCCCGTCAACAACCGGGGCGGGAGCGATCTCACTGCCATGCGCCGGGCACTGGATGTCCTGAAAGCTGGCGAAGGCTTGCTGGTTTTTCCTGAAGGGACCCGATCTCCCGATGGCAATTTTCTGCCGGCTCGCCGCGGGATCGGTCTTCTCGCCTGCAAAGGTGGCGTACCTGTCGTTCCCGCTCGGATTTTCGGGACATTCGCGGCTCTCGGAAAAGGCCAAAAAGCGAAATGGGGAGAACCCCTGAAGGTTCGTTTCGGGCCAATGCTCCACCCCGATGAATTCGATCCAGGCCGATCCGACAAAGAACGATTCGACAGCGCGGCCGAAAATATCATGGCCGCCATCCGTCGCATTGAGGAACCGCAGATCCCTCCTGCAGTCTAA
- the sufB gene encoding Fe-S cluster assembly protein SufB, which yields MSQTEAIDIDRDKGNFRYDVKYQYDAGTGLTEDTIDYISEAKGEEQWINEFRKRALKVFNRMPMPTHWATKDLENIVFENIRYYLSQGQMPSRSWEDVPDEVKQTFERLGIPEQERKFLAGVEAQFDSEAAYSHMKDALEKDGVIFVGSSEGLKKYPHIFKKFFGKVIPTNDNKFSALNSAVFSGGSFIYVPPGVKVSQPLQAYFRINAESFGQFERTLIIADEGSEVTYMEGCTAPKFETSTLHSAVVELVALKNAKIQYITVQNWSNNVFNLVTKRAWAEEGAEVKWIDCNIGSRLTMKYPGVVLKGRKARGEVISIALANDGQHQDTGAKMVHQADETTSNIISKSISVGQGRSTYRGLVQMPDHLKGCKNNTECDALLINTNSRTDTYPAINVQGNGNSVQHEASVSKVSAEQIFYMMQRGLSEGEAMSLAVNGFVNDLVRQFPMEYSVELKRLIDMEMEGSVG from the coding sequence ATGAGCCAAACCGAAGCCATCGACATCGATCGCGATAAGGGGAATTTCCGCTACGACGTTAAGTATCAATACGACGCCGGAACCGGGCTCACCGAGGACACCATCGATTACATCTCCGAAGCCAAAGGAGAGGAGCAATGGATCAACGAATTTCGCAAGAGAGCGTTGAAGGTCTTCAACCGGATGCCCATGCCCACTCACTGGGCGACCAAAGACCTGGAAAACATCGTCTTTGAAAACATCCGCTACTACCTCTCACAGGGTCAGATGCCCAGCCGGTCGTGGGAAGATGTTCCCGATGAGGTGAAGCAGACCTTCGAACGCCTGGGAATTCCCGAGCAGGAGCGGAAGTTTCTGGCGGGTGTGGAAGCTCAATTTGATAGCGAAGCGGCCTATTCCCATATGAAGGACGCTTTGGAAAAAGACGGGGTCATCTTCGTGGGTTCGTCAGAGGGCCTGAAGAAATATCCTCACATCTTCAAGAAGTTCTTCGGCAAGGTCATCCCGACCAACGATAATAAGTTCTCCGCCCTCAACAGTGCCGTTTTCAGTGGAGGAAGTTTCATCTACGTCCCTCCGGGGGTGAAGGTGAGCCAACCGTTGCAGGCCTACTTCCGGATCAATGCCGAAAGTTTTGGACAGTTCGAGCGGACCCTCATCATCGCCGACGAGGGTTCTGAGGTCACCTATATGGAAGGGTGCACGGCGCCGAAATTCGAAACCAGCACACTTCATAGTGCTGTCGTCGAACTCGTCGCCCTCAAGAACGCGAAGATCCAGTACATCACCGTCCAGAACTGGTCGAACAACGTCTTCAACCTCGTGACCAAGCGGGCTTGGGCCGAAGAAGGGGCCGAAGTGAAGTGGATCGATTGTAACATCGGTTCCCGTCTGACCATGAAGTATCCCGGTGTCGTCCTCAAAGGCCGCAAAGCCCGGGGCGAGGTCATCTCGATCGCACTGGCCAACGACGGTCAGCATCAGGATACGGGAGCCAAGATGGTTCACCAAGCTGACGAAACCACGAGTAACATCATCTCGAAGAGTATCTCGGTTGGACAAGGCCGCTCCACTTACCGCGGTCTTGTTCAGATGCCCGATCATCTCAAAGGATGTAAGAACAATACCGAGTGTGACGCTTTGCTCATCAACACCAACAGCCGCACCGATACGTATCCCGCCATTAATGTGCAGGGGAACGGAAATTCGGTGCAGCATGAAGCGAGTGTCTCGAAGGTCAGCGCCGAGCAGATCTTCTACATGATGCAGCGAGGGCTGTCGGAAGGGGAGGCTATGAGTCTCGCTGTGAACGGATTTGTCAACGATCTCGTCCGCCAGTTCCCAATGGAATACAGCGTCGAGTTGAAAAGACTCATCGACATGGAGATGGAAGGGTCCGTGGGTTGA